The following proteins are co-located in the Vanessa atalanta chromosome 11, ilVanAtal1.2, whole genome shotgun sequence genome:
- the LOC125067494 gene encoding peroxisomal membrane protein 11C-like, whose translation MNTVDEICDLLQAHSNRDKIVSLTSYILKLWGASSKRQNLLTASANLASARAALRLFDDAAVLNNILKYGLGKQDGPWWGALGVSNGLFTLAYLQAEKIVFLLDTGVLTLDEEKAFKIRTAHKLFWALFSFIGLIRSIRALHVSAQNLKDPNRTKCAPARFTQATLTSTKLVLDVIHAVSWLPRGWLWGSSLQTSHAAGIATLSAVLGLVTHYHGKRLLPR comes from the exons atgaaTACGGTCGACGAAATCTGCGATTTATTGCAGGCTCACAGTAATCGCGATAAA aTAGTATCACTGACAAGCTACATCCTAAAGCTTTGGGGCGCGAGTTCGAAGCGGCAAAATCTTTTGACAGCAAGTGCGAACCTTGCGAGTGCCCGGGCAGCCTTAAGACTCTTTGATGATGCGGCTGTGCTTAACAATATCCTCAAATATGGACTTGGGAAACAG gATGGTCCGTGGTGGGGAGCTCTTGGCGTGTCGAATGGCTTGTTCACGCTAGCGTACTTACAGGCTGAGAAAATCGTCTTCTTACTTGATACAGGCGTATTGACACTAGATGAGGAAAAGGCGTTCAAAATAAGAACTGCACATAAGCTCTTCTGGGCGCTGTTCTCATTCATTGGATTGATCAG GTCAATCAGAGCTTTACACGTATCTGCTCAGAATTTGAAAGATCCCAATCGTACTAAATGCGCTCCGGCAAGATTCACACAAGCTACATTGACTAGTACGAAGCTCGTCCTGGATGTGATTCATGCTGTCAGCTGGCTGCCTCGGGGCTGGTTGTGGGGCAGTTCTCTACAAACGTCACATGCTGCTGGGATAGCGACTCTATCCGCTGTACTGGGTTTAGTCACACACTACCACGGGAAAAGACTTTTGCCACGATAA